One part of the Geothrix edaphica genome encodes these proteins:
- the trhA gene encoding PAQR family membrane homeostasis protein TrhA: protein MSPSAVIPDSAAQSRREELANSLTHGLGVALAIAGLVVMVVFAALRGTARDVVGASIFGSSLILLYLMSTLYHAFRGPRVKLVFKVFDHSAIFVLIAGTYTPFCLSALGRVSPAWGWTVFGLVWGLAVAGITFKAIFYARIAKSALRPPPVDHLHTPLVTPVDPTFVKRMGWISTGIYLLMGWIILIAAAPLGRSLSTPGLYWLFGGGVFYSLGAAIYSLKKLPYHHALWHLFVVGGSTCHVFAVLFHVIPKG from the coding sequence ATGTCCCCCAGCGCCGTCATTCCCGACTCAGCCGCCCAATCCCGCCGCGAGGAACTGGCCAACAGCCTCACGCATGGCCTGGGCGTGGCCCTGGCCATCGCGGGACTGGTGGTGATGGTGGTCTTCGCGGCGCTCCGCGGCACCGCCCGGGACGTGGTGGGCGCCTCCATCTTCGGCTCCAGCCTCATCCTGCTCTACCTCATGTCCACGCTCTACCATGCCTTCCGCGGCCCCCGGGTGAAGCTGGTCTTCAAGGTCTTCGACCACTCGGCCATCTTCGTGCTCATCGCGGGGACCTACACGCCCTTCTGCCTCTCGGCCCTGGGTCGGGTGAGCCCGGCCTGGGGCTGGACCGTCTTCGGGCTGGTGTGGGGCCTCGCCGTAGCGGGGATCACCTTCAAGGCCATCTTCTACGCCCGGATCGCCAAGTCGGCCCTGCGCCCGCCGCCGGTGGACCACCTGCACACGCCGCTGGTGACGCCCGTGGATCCCACTTTCGTGAAGCGCATGGGCTGGATCTCCACGGGCATCTACCTGCTCATGGGCTGGATCATCCTCATCGCCGCCGCGCCCCTGGGCCGCTCGCTGTCCACCCCCGGCCTCTACTGGCTCTTCGGCGGCGGGGTGTTCTACAGCCTGGGCGCCGCCATCTACAGCCTGAAGAAGCTGCCCTACCATCACGCCCTCTGGCACCTCTTCGTGGTGGGAGGCAGCACCTGCCACGTCTTCGCCGTGCTCTTCCACGTGATCCCGAAGGGCTGA
- a CDS encoding class I SAM-dependent methyltransferase: protein MEPGRDRYGRLSYRSLIAWPERLKREEPLLRRVLEGGPSRRVLDLGCGSGEHARFLAALGFEATGVDASPSQVEAAREADPEGRYVLGSLTALADLVEPGFGGALCVGNTLPHLTEEDDLRRCFEGLASRLLPGGVFLLQVLNYDRILDRGERTFPVMVRPGEEGAETVFLRLMTPHADGRVTFTPAHLRWRPGAEPPLELVSAEEVQLRGWRRAEIETLLTAAGFAVRETLGAMTGEPWNPTSADLVVVAARS from the coding sequence ATGGAACCCGGCCGCGACCGCTACGGACGCCTCTCGTACCGGAGCCTCATCGCCTGGCCGGAGCGCCTGAAGCGCGAGGAACCGCTCCTCCGGCGGGTGCTGGAGGGAGGGCCCTCGCGCCGCGTGCTGGATCTGGGCTGTGGCAGCGGCGAGCACGCCCGCTTCCTGGCCGCCCTCGGCTTCGAGGCCACCGGTGTGGACGCCTCCCCCTCGCAGGTGGAAGCCGCCCGCGAGGCCGACCCCGAGGGCCGCTACGTGCTGGGCAGCCTCACGGCCCTGGCCGACCTGGTGGAGCCGGGCTTCGGCGGAGCCCTCTGCGTGGGCAACACGCTGCCCCACCTGACGGAGGAGGACGACCTGCGCCGCTGCTTCGAGGGGCTGGCGAGCCGCCTGCTTCCCGGCGGCGTCTTCCTGCTCCAGGTCCTGAACTACGACCGCATCCTGGACCGCGGCGAGCGCACCTTCCCGGTGATGGTGCGGCCCGGCGAGGAGGGGGCCGAGACGGTCTTCCTGCGGCTGATGACGCCCCACGCCGACGGGCGCGTGACCTTCACGCCTGCCCACCTGCGCTGGCGCCCGGGCGCCGAGCCGCCCCTGGAGCTGGTCTCCGCCGAGGAGGTGCAGCTCCGCGGCTGGCGCCGCGCCGAGATCGAAACCCTGCTCACCGCCGCGGGCTTCGCGGTGCGGGAGACGCTCGGCGCCATGACCGGCGAGCCCTGGAATCCCACCTCGGCGGACCTGGTTGTGGTGGCCGCGAGAAGTTGA
- the tsaA gene encoding tRNA (N6-threonylcarbamoyladenosine(37)-N6)-methyltransferase TrmO, with protein sequence MDVPAFTYRPIGVVRSPYAKRIDAPHQPTVVAGTETGTPVEATLELEPTLPETVLRDLAGFERVWLIFAFHLSEGWAPLVQPPRGPRAKRGVLATRSPHRPNAIGLSCVELVAVEGRTLRLRGVDLLDGTPVLDLKPYVPYADAFPQARAGWIDAVDAATGTHSAPGPKKPRRA encoded by the coding sequence ATGGACGTCCCCGCCTTCACCTATCGCCCCATCGGCGTCGTGCGCTCGCCCTACGCGAAGCGCATCGACGCGCCGCATCAGCCCACGGTGGTGGCGGGCACGGAGACGGGCACCCCCGTCGAGGCCACGCTGGAGCTGGAGCCCACGCTGCCGGAGACGGTGCTGCGGGACCTGGCGGGCTTCGAGCGCGTCTGGCTCATCTTCGCCTTCCACCTGAGCGAGGGCTGGGCGCCGCTGGTGCAGCCGCCCCGGGGGCCCCGGGCCAAGCGAGGCGTGCTGGCCACGCGCTCGCCCCACCGGCCCAACGCCATCGGCCTCTCCTGCGTGGAGCTGGTGGCCGTGGAGGGCCGCACCCTCCGCCTGCGGGGCGTGGACCTGCTGGACGGCACGCCGGTGCTGGACCTGAAGCCCTACGTGCCCTACGCCGATGCCTTCCCGCAGGCCCGCGCCGGATGGATCGACGCCGTGGATGCGGCCACGGGCACCCACTCGGCGCCGGGTCCGAAGAAGCCCCGCCGCGCTTGA
- the rsmH gene encoding 16S rRNA (cytosine(1402)-N(4))-methyltransferase RsmH codes for MDDANTPRQRRPRYKGTHPRRFEEKYKELAPERYAEEQAKVAARGHTPAGTHRSIMVDEILEVLAPQPGEAALDATLGYGGHARELLIRLLPGGRLVGLDVDPLELPRTEARLRALGFDEAALAVRRTNFAGLAKVAAELGPFDLVLADLGVSSMQIDNPARGFTWKAEGPLDLRLNPQKGRPAADLLAALDAAALAELLVENADEPHADAIALAAAGQALRTTRELADRVRGALPGLEDDELKKALQRTFQALRIAVNDEFGVLDRFLAQLPGALRPGGRAAILTFHSGEDRRVKKAFQQGLRDGTYSAVAPEPRRASPEERRANPRSTSAKLRWAVRAL; via the coding sequence ATGGACGATGCGAACACCCCCCGCCAGCGCCGCCCCCGCTACAAGGGCACCCACCCGCGGCGCTTCGAGGAGAAGTACAAGGAGCTGGCGCCGGAGCGCTATGCGGAGGAGCAGGCCAAGGTGGCGGCCCGGGGCCACACGCCCGCCGGCACCCACCGCTCGATCATGGTGGACGAGATCCTCGAGGTGCTGGCGCCCCAGCCCGGAGAGGCGGCCCTGGACGCCACCCTGGGCTACGGCGGACATGCGCGCGAGCTCCTGATCCGGCTGCTGCCGGGCGGCCGTCTCGTGGGGCTGGACGTGGACCCGCTGGAGCTGCCGCGCACCGAGGCGCGGCTGCGGGCCCTGGGCTTCGACGAGGCCGCGCTGGCCGTGCGCCGCACCAACTTCGCAGGCCTCGCCAAGGTCGCGGCGGAGCTGGGCCCCTTCGACCTGGTGCTGGCGGATCTCGGCGTGTCCTCCATGCAGATCGACAACCCGGCCCGGGGCTTCACCTGGAAGGCGGAGGGCCCCCTGGACCTGCGCCTCAACCCCCAGAAGGGCCGCCCCGCCGCGGACCTGCTCGCCGCGCTCGATGCGGCCGCCCTGGCGGAGCTGCTGGTGGAGAACGCCGACGAGCCCCATGCCGACGCCATTGCCCTCGCGGCGGCGGGCCAAGCCCTCCGCACCACGCGGGAGCTGGCGGACCGCGTGCGTGGGGCCCTGCCAGGCCTGGAGGATGACGAGCTCAAGAAGGCCCTCCAGCGCACCTTCCAGGCCCTGCGCATCGCCGTGAACGACGAGTTCGGCGTGCTGGACCGCTTCCTGGCCCAGCTGCCGGGCGCCTTGAGACCCGGCGGCCGCGCGGCCATCCTCACGTTCCACTCCGGCGAGGACCGGCGCGTGAAGAAGGCCTTCCAGCAGGGCCTCCGCGACGGCACGTACTCAGCCGTCGCCCCCGAGCCCCGCCGCGCCTCGCCCGAGGAGCGCCGCGCCAACCCACGCTCCACCAGCGCCAAGCTGCGCTGGGCCGTGCGGGCTCTCTAA
- a CDS encoding M28 family peptidase, whose protein sequence is MRTILCLALACSALLAQRSAVDEGALRAHLAFLADDVLEGRGTGQRGGELAVRYLETQLQVLGLQPANGSSYRQAVRLAGIRLDPAVSTLAFEGPRQVSVPALGTDLVMGAASAEPVLAVDAPLVFVGHGIAAGGRDDYKGLDVRGKVLVMLVGDRKGEAPMPLCCQPENYQGRWTYKFEEARRRGAAGALLVHTDASAGYGWTVVRNSWSGERFQRAGSGQAGAMQGWITEAFALRLFAAAGQDFRALAAGADNRAFRPVSLPIRARGTLRSAVRSLEQWNVAGLLPGTDPALRAECVIYSAHWDHFGTGPDGAIYHGAVDNASGCAAVLALAEALAARPLPRSVLFLFPCGEEQGLLGSSAYVASPLRPLAQTRLVINLESLNVVGPTRDIGLLGSDDPATRALCSRAAAASGLVITPAKPDPAGLCFRSDHFPFMQAGVPALSPGFSLDGGWDYLGDKAAAQAKAADFMNHYHRPSDRYHADWNLAGLMQQVRFALELGRLAGSER, encoded by the coding sequence GTGCGAACCATCCTCTGTCTTGCCCTCGCCTGTTCCGCCCTGCTGGCCCAGCGGTCCGCGGTGGATGAAGGAGCCCTCCGGGCCCACCTGGCCTTTTTGGCCGACGATGTGCTGGAGGGCCGGGGCACCGGCCAGCGGGGCGGGGAACTGGCCGTGCGCTACCTGGAGACCCAGCTGCAGGTGCTGGGCCTCCAGCCGGCGAATGGATCGAGCTACCGCCAGGCGGTTCGGCTGGCGGGCATCCGCCTGGATCCGGCCGTCAGCACCCTGGCCTTCGAGGGGCCCCGCCAGGTGTCGGTGCCGGCGCTGGGCACGGATCTCGTGATGGGCGCCGCCAGTGCCGAGCCCGTCCTGGCCGTGGATGCCCCCCTGGTCTTCGTGGGCCACGGCATCGCGGCCGGAGGGCGGGACGACTACAAGGGCCTGGACGTGCGGGGGAAGGTGCTCGTGATGCTCGTGGGCGACCGGAAGGGGGAGGCCCCCATGCCTCTCTGCTGCCAGCCCGAGAACTACCAGGGCCGGTGGACCTACAAGTTCGAGGAGGCCCGCCGCCGCGGGGCCGCCGGCGCCCTGCTGGTGCATACGGACGCCTCCGCCGGCTACGGCTGGACCGTGGTCCGGAACAGCTGGAGCGGGGAGCGCTTCCAGCGGGCGGGCTCGGGGCAGGCCGGCGCCATGCAGGGCTGGATCACCGAGGCCTTCGCGCTCCGGCTCTTCGCCGCGGCAGGGCAGGATTTCCGGGCCCTGGCCGCCGGGGCCGACAACCGGGCCTTCCGTCCCGTGTCCCTGCCCATCCGGGCCAGGGGCACGCTGCGCTCCGCCGTGCGGTCGCTGGAGCAGTGGAACGTGGCCGGGCTCCTGCCGGGTACCGACCCGGCCCTCCGGGCCGAGTGCGTGATCTACTCGGCCCACTGGGATCACTTCGGCACGGGGCCGGATGGCGCGATCTACCATGGCGCCGTGGACAACGCCTCCGGCTGCGCGGCGGTCCTGGCCCTGGCGGAGGCGCTGGCGGCCCGGCCACTCCCGCGCAGCGTGCTGTTCCTCTTCCCCTGCGGGGAGGAGCAGGGGCTGCTGGGCTCCTCGGCCTACGTGGCCTCGCCCCTGCGGCCACTGGCGCAGACCCGGCTCGTCATCAACCTCGAGAGCCTCAACGTGGTCGGGCCCACCCGCGACATCGGCCTCCTCGGCTCGGACGATCCCGCCACGCGCGCGCTCTGCAGCCGGGCGGCGGCCGCCTCGGGCCTGGTGATCACGCCGGCGAAGCCCGATCCCGCGGGCCTCTGCTTCCGCTCGGACCACTTCCCCTTCATGCAGGCCGGCGTGCCCGCCCTGTCGCCGGGCTTCTCGCTGGACGGCGGCTGGGACTACCTGGGCGACAAGGCCGCGGCCCAGGCCAAGGCGGCGGACTTCATGAACCACTACCACCGGCCGTCGGATCGCTACCATGCCGACTGGAACCTGGCGGGCCTGATGCAGCAGGTGCGCTTCGCGCTGGAGTTGGGGCGCCTGGCGGGTTCGGAGCGCTGA
- a CDS encoding S41 family peptidase — MRLLPFFATALVVAASVNAAAQIDARLIRYPDVSATQIVFTYANDLWLVPKAGGVAQRLSTPKGEESFARFSPDGREVAFSGNYDGNLDVYTLPVTGGVPTRITHHPMPDRMVDWAPDGKAILFASGMESGKDRFNKLFTVAKGGGLPQALPLPYAEFGALSPDGKVLAYQPVATDFRTWKRYRGGMASEIWFYDLAKKTASRLPSEGGSNDSQPMWHGGKLYFLSDRDSAKRANVWSYDLATKAFKQITFFKDYDAHFPAIGPSDIVLEAGGRLHRIELPSEKLVEVKVEVVTDRATLRPREENASKLIKHPTLSPQGKRVLFEARGEVFSVPAEKGYVVNLTRTSGAAERHPALSPDGRQLAYFSDRTGEYELYVRPADGSGQERQVTHLGPGFRYRITWSPDGKQVVFADQAMRINLCDLTTGKVQAVDKGLFLSEGPLEDFRASWSPDSRWFAFPLDTPNRNSVIVLYDTKTGQRHQVTSPFYNAGDPAFDPEGKYLFLSTGQQFAPTYSDLDGTWIYAATTRLAAIPLRRDVTSPTAPRNDADAAKDDKKEEKKEGGNGADKKEEAKKEAPKAVEIDLEGLEARMVLLPPAAGYYADLAATKGKLVYRRAAHINPMAESVTATLYTYDLEEREEKAVLADLDGAMLSGDGKKVLVNRKQEYALIDLKPEQKFEKKLPTTELMMTVDPQAEWQQIFNDAWRLERDMFYDPGMHGVDWKAMKARYGQLLKDCVTREDVNFVIGELIAELNASHAYRGGGDQELPARLGVGLLGADFTLEHGAYRFKTILRGAPWDAQTRGPLAQPGLQVKEGDYLLAVNRTPLDPRTDPWAAFQGLAGKTVLLTVNDKPSLDGARDLLVETVANDYPLRYWAWIEANRKYVEKASGGRIGYVYVPDTGIGGQNDLVRQFRGQWDKAGLIIDERFNSGGQIPDRFIEMLGRRTLNYWGVRDGKDWQWPQIAPNGAMAMLINGWSGSGGDLFPHYFRQAGLGPLIGRRTWGGLIGISGAPALIDGGNVTVPTFGIYSKEGKWIVEGHGVEPDIEVMDDPALLAQGRDPQLDRAIQEVEAAIKKNPPMATPKPSYPNRAN; from the coding sequence ATGCGCCTGTTGCCCTTCTTCGCCACTGCCCTCGTCGTGGCAGCCTCCGTCAACGCGGCGGCCCAGATCGACGCCCGCCTGATCCGCTACCCCGATGTGTCGGCCACGCAGATCGTCTTCACCTACGCGAACGACCTCTGGCTCGTCCCCAAGGCCGGCGGCGTGGCCCAGCGGCTGTCCACACCCAAGGGCGAGGAGTCCTTCGCCCGCTTCTCGCCGGACGGCCGGGAGGTGGCCTTCAGCGGCAACTACGACGGGAACCTGGACGTCTACACCCTGCCCGTGACCGGCGGCGTCCCCACCCGGATCACCCACCACCCCATGCCCGACCGCATGGTGGACTGGGCGCCGGACGGCAAGGCCATCCTCTTCGCCTCGGGCATGGAATCCGGCAAGGACCGCTTCAACAAGCTCTTCACAGTGGCCAAGGGCGGCGGCCTGCCCCAGGCGCTGCCCCTGCCCTACGCCGAGTTCGGCGCCCTGTCGCCGGATGGGAAGGTCCTGGCCTACCAGCCCGTCGCCACGGACTTCCGCACCTGGAAGCGCTACCGCGGCGGCATGGCCTCGGAGATCTGGTTCTACGACCTGGCGAAGAAGACCGCCAGCCGCCTGCCCAGCGAGGGTGGCTCCAACGACTCCCAGCCCATGTGGCACGGCGGGAAGCTCTACTTCCTCTCGGACCGGGACAGCGCCAAGCGGGCGAATGTCTGGTCCTACGACCTGGCCACAAAGGCCTTCAAGCAGATCACCTTCTTCAAGGACTACGACGCCCACTTCCCGGCCATCGGTCCCTCCGACATCGTGCTCGAAGCCGGCGGGCGGCTCCACCGCATCGAGCTGCCCTCCGAGAAGCTCGTGGAGGTGAAGGTCGAGGTCGTGACCGACCGCGCCACGCTGCGGCCCCGGGAGGAGAACGCCAGCAAGCTCATCAAGCACCCCACGCTCTCGCCCCAGGGCAAGCGCGTGCTCTTCGAGGCTCGCGGCGAGGTCTTCTCCGTGCCCGCGGAGAAGGGCTACGTCGTCAATCTCACGCGCACCTCCGGCGCCGCGGAGCGCCACCCCGCCCTCTCGCCGGACGGCAGGCAGTTGGCCTACTTCAGCGACCGCACGGGTGAGTACGAGCTGTACGTGCGGCCCGCGGACGGCTCCGGCCAGGAGCGCCAGGTCACGCACCTGGGCCCCGGCTTCCGCTACCGCATCACCTGGTCCCCGGATGGCAAGCAGGTGGTCTTCGCCGACCAGGCCATGCGCATCAACCTCTGCGACCTGACCACCGGCAAGGTCCAGGCCGTCGACAAGGGGCTCTTCCTGTCCGAGGGCCCGCTTGAGGACTTCCGCGCCAGCTGGTCGCCGGACAGCCGCTGGTTCGCCTTCCCGCTCGACACCCCCAACCGCAACAGCGTGATCGTCCTCTACGACACGAAGACGGGCCAGCGGCACCAAGTGACCTCGCCCTTCTACAACGCCGGCGATCCCGCCTTCGATCCCGAGGGCAAGTACCTCTTCCTCAGCACGGGGCAGCAGTTCGCTCCCACCTACAGCGACCTGGACGGCACCTGGATCTACGCCGCGACCACCCGGCTGGCGGCGATCCCGCTCCGCAGGGACGTGACCTCGCCCACGGCCCCCCGCAACGATGCGGACGCGGCGAAGGACGACAAGAAGGAGGAGAAGAAGGAAGGCGGCAACGGCGCCGACAAGAAGGAGGAGGCCAAGAAGGAGGCCCCCAAGGCCGTGGAGATCGATCTTGAGGGCCTGGAGGCCCGGATGGTGCTGCTGCCCCCCGCCGCGGGCTACTACGCGGATCTGGCCGCCACCAAGGGCAAGCTGGTCTACCGCCGCGCCGCCCACATCAATCCCATGGCCGAGAGCGTCACGGCCACGCTGTACACCTACGACCTGGAGGAGCGTGAGGAGAAGGCCGTGCTGGCGGATCTGGATGGCGCCATGCTCAGCGGTGACGGCAAGAAGGTGCTGGTCAACCGGAAGCAGGAGTACGCCCTCATCGACCTCAAGCCCGAGCAGAAGTTCGAGAAGAAGCTCCCCACCACCGAGCTGATGATGACGGTGGACCCCCAGGCCGAGTGGCAGCAGATCTTCAACGATGCCTGGCGTCTGGAGCGCGACATGTTCTACGACCCCGGCATGCACGGGGTGGACTGGAAGGCCATGAAGGCCCGCTATGGCCAGCTCCTCAAGGACTGCGTGACCCGCGAGGACGTGAACTTCGTCATCGGCGAGCTCATCGCCGAGCTGAACGCCTCCCACGCCTACCGGGGCGGCGGCGACCAGGAGCTGCCGGCCCGCCTCGGCGTGGGCCTGCTGGGCGCGGACTTCACCCTGGAGCACGGCGCCTACCGCTTCAAGACCATCCTGCGCGGCGCGCCCTGGGATGCCCAGACCCGCGGCCCCCTGGCCCAGCCCGGCCTCCAGGTGAAGGAGGGCGACTACCTCCTGGCCGTGAACCGCACCCCGCTCGATCCCCGCACGGATCCCTGGGCGGCCTTCCAGGGGCTGGCGGGCAAGACCGTGCTGCTCACCGTCAATGACAAGCCCTCCCTGGACGGCGCCCGGGACCTCCTGGTGGAGACCGTGGCCAACGACTACCCGCTGCGCTACTGGGCCTGGATCGAGGCCAACCGGAAATACGTGGAGAAGGCCTCCGGCGGCCGCATCGGCTACGTCTACGTGCCCGACACGGGCATCGGCGGCCAGAACGACCTGGTGCGCCAGTTCCGCGGCCAGTGGGACAAGGCCGGCCTGATCATCGACGAGCGCTTCAACAGCGGCGGCCAGATCCCGGACCGGTTCATCGAGATGCTGGGCCGCAGGACCCTGAACTACTGGGGCGTGCGCGACGGCAAGGACTGGCAGTGGCCCCAGATCGCCCCCAACGGCGCCATGGCCATGCTCATCAACGGCTGGAGCGGCTCCGGCGGCGACCTCTTCCCCCACTACTTCCGCCAGGCCGGCCTCGGTCCCCTCATCGGCCGCCGCACCTGGGGCGGACTCATCGGCATCAGCGGGGCTCCCGCCCTCATCGATGGCGGCAACGTGACCGTGCCCACCTTCGGGATCTACTCGAAGGAAGGCAAGTGGATCGTCGAGGGCCACGGCGTGGAGCCCGACATCGAAGTGATGGACGATCCCGCGCTCCTGGCCCAGGGCCGGGATCCCCAGCTGGACCGTGCCATCCAGGAAGTGGAAGCGGCAATCAAGAAGAACCCGCCCATGGCCACGCCCAAGCCCAGCTATCCCAACCGCGCCAACTAG
- a CDS encoding dienelactone hydrolase family protein encodes MRAAALALSLAALPVFAGQPLTYSDGATKLAGYLSKAAAAKGKAPGVVVIHQWMGLTDHERKVSDELAKLGYVALAADIYGEGVRPASTAEAGKLAGAYKGDRALYRRRIAAALDALKAQKGVDASRLAVIGFCFGGTGALEAARAGLPVKGVVSFHGGLDVPAGFQPGPVTAKVLVCHGADDPFVPAKDVAAFQEEMRASKADYVFVAYAGAVHAFTQKEAGSDNSKGAAYNEAAHRRSWQHMKDLFKEIF; translated from the coding sequence ATGCGCGCTGCCGCCCTCGCCCTCTCCCTCGCCGCCCTGCCCGTGTTCGCGGGCCAGCCGCTCACCTACTCGGACGGCGCCACGAAGCTGGCGGGCTACCTGTCGAAGGCCGCCGCCGCGAAGGGCAAGGCGCCCGGCGTGGTGGTCATCCACCAGTGGATGGGGCTCACGGACCACGAGCGCAAGGTCTCGGATGAGCTGGCCAAGCTGGGCTACGTGGCCCTGGCGGCAGACATCTACGGCGAAGGCGTGCGCCCCGCGAGCACCGCCGAGGCCGGCAAGCTGGCCGGCGCCTACAAGGGCGACCGGGCGCTCTACCGGCGTCGCATCGCCGCGGCCCTCGACGCGCTGAAGGCCCAGAAGGGCGTGGATGCCTCGCGCCTGGCTGTCATCGGCTTCTGCTTCGGTGGCACCGGGGCCCTGGAGGCTGCGCGGGCCGGCCTGCCCGTGAAGGGCGTGGTGTCCTTCCACGGTGGTCTGGATGTGCCCGCGGGCTTCCAGCCCGGTCCCGTCACCGCCAAGGTGCTGGTCTGCCACGGTGCGGACGATCCCTTCGTGCCCGCCAAGGATGTGGCCGCCTTCCAGGAGGAGATGCGCGCCTCCAAGGCCGACTACGTGTTCGTGGCCTATGCGGGCGCCGTCCACGCCTTCACGCAGAAGGAGGCCGGCAGCGACAACTCGAAGGGCGCCGCCTACAACGAGGCCGCCCATCGCCGCAGCTGGCAGCACATGAAGGACCTCTTCAAGGAGATCTTCTAG
- a CDS encoding sensor domain-containing diguanylate cyclase: MATSLLSDVECETQRRLTDQLFRNAPFTWAAHLVNAALLAGVNATQGAPPWLAAGWWALIAAAGTARYALARHHAISPNAETPLAWQRRYVRATAFLSASWGAGALLFVFTGGEGARLFTGLVVAGMVAGVMPLLVSVPAALRTFVALAGLPMAAAVLIKAHTPVQWAFGFTSLVFMGYILSGAKHLHRMLEVSIRLGLEQGRLAESLEQAHAAAARALADRKDLEEAMRRERDFAEGLIDTAQAIVIVLDLEGRILRLNHFMEELSGYARSELQNADWFAIFPPESEQDEARARFLEAVAGGRSTANTSEIIARDGHRILVEWHDKPLRDADGAIIGLLALGQDVTERERLAESQRLLSAAVEQSVASIVITDTHADIQFVNAGFTRSTGYTLAESIGQNPRILKSGHTPRKTFEDMWAALDRGLPWEGELVNRKKNGEEYWELARISPVVDASGRTTHYLAVKEDITQRKAMEAELQRLATTDPLTGVANRRRFLQEMDLELARHKRFHKPAAFLLLDLDHFKQVNDTHGHATGDLALKHLAELARLRLRRLDLFGRLGGEEFGILLPGTGQAGAMALAEHFRSQVAHTPVQSSAGPITLTVSIGLTTFDAGDAAPDAILARADAALYSAKEGGRNRVVENPAGQRPVLP, translated from the coding sequence ATGGCAACCTCCCTCCTTTCCGACGTCGAATGTGAAACCCAACGGCGGCTGACCGATCAGCTCTTCAGGAACGCCCCTTTCACCTGGGCCGCCCATCTGGTCAACGCCGCCCTGCTGGCCGGGGTGAACGCCACCCAGGGCGCCCCGCCGTGGCTGGCCGCGGGCTGGTGGGCGCTGATCGCTGCAGCGGGCACCGCCCGCTACGCGCTGGCCCGGCACCACGCCATCTCCCCGAACGCCGAGACGCCCCTGGCCTGGCAGCGGCGCTATGTGCGGGCCACGGCCTTCCTGTCCGCCAGCTGGGGCGCGGGCGCCCTCCTGTTCGTGTTCACCGGCGGCGAAGGGGCGCGGTTGTTCACGGGCCTGGTGGTAGCCGGGATGGTCGCCGGCGTGATGCCGCTCCTGGTCTCCGTCCCGGCGGCCCTCCGGACCTTCGTGGCGCTGGCCGGCCTGCCCATGGCGGCCGCGGTCCTGATCAAGGCCCACACCCCCGTCCAGTGGGCCTTCGGGTTCACGAGCCTCGTCTTCATGGGCTACATCCTCTCGGGAGCCAAGCACCTGCACAGGATGCTCGAGGTCTCGATCCGGCTGGGTCTGGAGCAGGGCCGCCTCGCCGAGAGCCTCGAGCAGGCCCACGCGGCCGCGGCCCGGGCCCTCGCGGATCGGAAGGACCTGGAAGAGGCCATGCGCCGGGAGCGTGATTTCGCGGAAGGGCTGATCGACACGGCCCAGGCCATCGTCATCGTCCTCGACCTGGAGGGGCGGATCCTCCGCCTCAACCACTTCATGGAGGAGCTCTCGGGCTACGCCCGATCGGAACTCCAGAACGCCGACTGGTTCGCCATCTTCCCGCCGGAGTCGGAGCAGGACGAGGCCCGGGCGCGCTTCCTGGAGGCGGTCGCCGGAGGGCGGAGCACCGCGAACACCAGCGAGATCATCGCCCGGGATGGGCACAGGATCCTGGTGGAGTGGCACGACAAGCCCCTCAGGGATGCCGACGGCGCCATCATCGGTCTGCTGGCCCTCGGCCAGGATGTCACCGAGCGGGAGAGGCTGGCGGAGTCCCAGCGCCTCCTGTCCGCCGCGGTCGAGCAGAGCGTCGCCTCCATCGTCATCACCGACACCCACGCCGACATCCAGTTCGTCAACGCGGGCTTCACCCGGTCCACGGGCTACACGCTGGCGGAATCGATCGGCCAGAATCCCCGCATCCTCAAGTCCGGCCACACCCCCCGGAAGACCTTCGAGGACATGTGGGCCGCCCTCGACCGGGGGCTTCCCTGGGAAGGGGAGCTGGTCAACCGGAAGAAGAACGGCGAGGAGTATTGGGAGCTGGCCCGCATCTCCCCCGTCGTGGATGCCAGCGGCCGGACGACGCACTACCTCGCCGTCAAGGAGGACATCACCCAGCGCAAGGCCATGGAGGCGGAGCTGCAGCGCCTGGCCACCACGGATCCCCTCACGGGCGTGGCCAACCGCCGCCGCTTCCTCCAGGAGATGGACCTGGAGCTGGCCCGCCACAAGCGCTTCCATAAGCCCGCAGCCTTCCTGCTGCTGGATCTCGACCACTTCAAGCAGGTGAACGACACCCACGGCCACGCCACCGGGGACCTCGCGCTCAAGCACCTCGCGGAGCTGGCCCGCCTGCGGCTGCGCCGGCTGGACCTCTTCGGCCGCCTGGGCGGGGAGGAGTTCGGCATCCTGCTCCCGGGCACAGGCCAGGCGGGCGCCATGGCCTTGGCCGAGCACTTCCGGAGCCAGGTGGCGCACACGCCGGTCCAGTCCAGCGCGGGTCCCATCACCCTGACGGTGAGCATCGGCCTGACCACCTTCGACGCAGGCGATGCCGCTCCCGATGCCATCCTGGCCCGGGCCGACGCCGCCCTCTACAGCGCCAAGGAGGGCGGTCGGAACCGGGTGGTGGAAAATCCGGCGGGTCAGCGCCCCGTGCTGCCGTAG